DNA sequence from the Nicotiana tomentosiformis chromosome 3, ASM39032v3, whole genome shotgun sequence genome:
aatagaatctctcacaggtgtggacacatacacaggagcattCAAAGAACCACCAGGCacaaccatatatgaagcaaaataggatgacacgtaggaataagtagatcccggatcaaatagaactgaggcatctctatAGCAAATGGGAACAATACTTATGATAACGACATCAGATgaatcggcctcaggcctagttaggaaagcataacatcggggctcggccccaccactctaaactacatctctgggacggcctctaactggctgtccTCCACCTttaacagcctgacctccacctctggctgtctgacccctgccttTAGCCAGCTGAGTgggcggtggagcaactggtgccggaatcATAGCGCGAGAACCCTGCTACTGCACGTTGCTCTGTGACctgggaaaaatctagcaatgtgcctcggatcaccacaagtatagcaagccctcggctgctgtgactgttgaccctggAATTAGCCCTGAGATCATGAATAACCACTCTGATAGCACTGGATTAGAGGTGCGCTGATAGGAGCTGTTGGTGAACTGTAGGCTGGCTTTCCAGAAggaggcacataaggaccacgactccctgaagcactgtgggatgcctgaagcgctgaatgaaatgtcctaggaggatggcctctaccaaaagcacCTCTGtctccagatgaggcactgctGAAACTACCGGAATGACGGGGCATCTTATCTGACACCGGCCCCCTCTCCTGTACACGAACCAACTCAATACGTCCGGCAATATCAACAGCCATCTGGAAGAAAATATCACTCCctatctccttggccatctaaagccTGAGAGtgtaagtgagcccatcaataaatctcctcacttgCTCCTTCTCAGTAGGAAGCAAAATAGTGGCATGGCGAGCTAAGTCCATAAATCGAGTCTCGTACTGGGTGACAGTCATACCACCCTGCTGAAGTCGCTTAAACTGCATGTGATACTCCTCCCTCTGGGTGACAtggatgaacttctctagaaatagctgtgagaactgatcccatgtaATTGCAGGCGACCTAGCTGGTCTAGTCatcatataatctctccaccattttcgggcggaaccagtcatctgaaatgctgcaaaatcaacctcattggtctcaactatacccatgttcctcAGCACCTCGTGGAAATGGTCcagaaaatcctgtgggtcctcataaGATGCACCACTGAAATGAGCAGGAAAGCgcttggtgaacttatccaatAACATAGCCTCAGAAGAAaaagcgggcctatcaccggtctgtgccgcaacaaccggctgaactaccctaactggcgGGGCTACAGGAGTCTAAACCAGGGAGCCACCTGCTCCGGggtgtgagtagcaggagtctgtgctcctcccccagcctgagagacagaTTGTGCCATTGAAAATGtaccggtctgggccacactgTCAATAaagcccaccaaacggactagagcgtcttgaagcactggagtggctatgaacacctctgggacctgaactggtccgaCAGGTACAGTTTGAACTTGAACCTCCTCCTtaaaatccacctgaggctctactgcgggtgctgctgctcgagctctgggctgagatctgcctctgcctcggcctctggcacgaccttgGCCTCGACCTTTGCCCCTAGTCATAGCTGCCACCAGGGGGATTCGGCTCCTGTCCGGTAGTAGATGCAGTGAGTGTTCTCGCCGTctacgagagaacaagaatagaagggttcaatcatcaatgatagaataaaatcgtatgacagagtaagaaagaagtgacatttttcctaaactccgtagcctctagaagataagtatagaagtctctgtaccgatcctctagactctactaagcctgctcgtaactcgtgagacctaggcgacctggctttgataccaacttatcacgatccggaatcccaacctcggggtcgtgatggagcctaacatccacttgctaggcaagccgacgtgagaTAGTTAATTAGTCAAATATTTTACAGTTTAAGACAAAGTGATGATAAATAACGAGGGATAGGTACTCAAACTAATACAACaccaacataagtcatgtaaCAACATCTACTCCCAAAGATtcggagtcacgagtacacgaaCTACTAGAAGTgctacaaatagagtctgaaataaatacaactattttgAATAAAATGAACAGTAAAAGAGGATAGATAAAGGGGACTTCAAGGCTTGCAGACGTCAGTAGATCTACCTTAAGTCTCCGAATGTGATAATCCGAGCTAGTGCACCTCATATACAACTgagaccagtaccaaaatctgcacaagaagtgcatagtatagtatgagtacaaccgagaTTCAAACCAAAACccgatcacccattcacccccgagcccggttacgTAATTcaattcgaaatccgacctcaattcgaggtctaaatcctaattttacaaaaattcttaattctaccaaaatccctaatttctaccatagaaatcctagatttgatgttgaaatcttatgaaatataatagaaaattaaaaaaaatagattaGAGTTACTTACCAGTTAATTGAGGAAGAAAAGCTCTTGGAAAActcgcctctagggtgtttagggttgagaatttgAGAGAATGAGGTAAAATCCTGTTTTCTAAGCTTTTGTCGAGGCGcagatgttgcaattgcgacTCGGGGTTCGAAATTGCaaacctcgcaaatgcaagaatagcttcgcaaatgcgaagaagcccacatctctgctatcatcgcatttgcgatgatttgtccgcaaatgcgaactctgggaCTCTGCAAATGCAAccttttgatcgcaaatgcgatcttttgCTGACCAAGCCCCTCTCCGCAAATACGAAGaaatggttcgcaaatgcgaacctgacagGAATTTgattgtttgcaaatgcgaacactgaccTCACAATTAAGAGATCAGAGACTTGCACCAGAACTAGATGCACCAGctattttcctaagtccaaaatcactttgaagcctatccgaaactcacccgaaccctcggggctccaaaccaaacatgcacacaagtccaaatatcatacgaactcgctcgcacgatcaaaacaccaaaataacacctagaactacgaatcggataccaaaacgaatgaaatttttaatgaaacttaagaactttcaatatTTCAATCGGTTgccgaattacgtcaaatcaattccgttttgcaccaaattttgcacacgtcataaaatacagtaatgaacctataccaaattttgaaatcaaaatccagacccggtagcaataaagtcaaacttCGGCCAAACTTATTAATTCTTTAAACTTTAAGCTTCTAGTTTTCAAAAAATTACGAAAATTCGAgatagggacttccgaattcgatttcggacatacgcccaagtcccaaatcacgatacggaccgaCCGTGACTgacaaaatactgatctgggttcGTTTGCTCAAGATGTTGACCGATGTCagctcaaatgagttttaaggcaggATTTTACATTTTCGTCAATTGTTTTCACATAAAGTCTTCCGGAGAAAGACAcgtactgcgcacgcaaatcgagtaAGGTTAAACGGAGCTATTCGAAGTTTCGAAAGACAGAATTGAGGGTTAAatctataaatgacctatcgggtcatcacactaaAAATAGCCGaagaatatataatatatgtataatccatgtttaatatgaatataatcgtatataaattttatataattttaatataccgaataagaaaaataaatagtGAATTTAGCTGATTATTTACGTAAAGATATCATTAGAAAAaccttgtgcttttactctctaaTTGCAAAAATATAGCTAATACCTCCAACGAGGCAACGACTAAGGCCCATGTGGCCTACTGGGTTTCGTTGTAGATGAATGGGGTTTCTGTTAGCAACACCGTATGGGGCACTTACTTCTGTTTGGTTCACTGTCACTTTCATTTAAGTCGTagataaattataaattttgatCGAATTTGTATGTATTTAAGGAGGTGTATGTATTTAAGGAGGCAATCAATAGTTTTCGACACATAGCCGGATTGATAATTTGGGGAAAACCTTACGTACTGGGTTATAATTTGAAATTTTATATTGCTAGCTCATACACGTAAACCAATTTTACTTTACCTTGAAaactgttattgttgttgtttcgaATTTTATTCATTGCCAGGTACTTCTTCCTGTTTATAATAAgtgactttttatttttttattttggtccaaaataagtgttctTTTACCTAAGCAAgaaagaattaattttatttttttaaatttttacccTTATTTACATATCTCAATGTGTCAAGGTaacaatatgtaaattttatttaaagGTAATTTAGTCAATGCATATATTTTTTTCTAGGAGTTCGTATTTTTTTAAGGGGTGTGCCAAAGGCCAAAAAGTACTTATTATGGACCGAAGGGAGTAATAaataatttgaagttattccgccTTCCAATATGAATGGTATTCCTTTTGTCTCAATTAATATGATAATGTTTGATTGAATACGAATTTTACGAAAGAAAGAAAgatttatgaaacttgtgctctaaaacaaattatatatatttctGTAACATTGTTTTTGGCgcatactaaaaaggaaatacaaTCACTTAAATTTGAACAGAGGAAGTAATAAAAATGAGAATAATAAGTGTGGCAAGTAGAGACCTTCTTAATTACACTGCATTATCAATTATGCATATATAGCCAAGTGTTTTGCACAACGTAGCATAGTAAAATTCAACTATATTTCTGCATATTCAGAAGAAAAAATTACTCAATTTGTCACAAAGTTGTAAACAATTAATTGGTTTGCAAATTTTCATACTGGATTAGGGCTCTCTTAAAATTTACACTTTGCTAGATGAACTACTATCTGTTGTGAGTATATTCATAAGAAACTTCCACTCTAAGATGAAAAAGTTCACAACTATCGTTTAGTCATGGTGTTCTGTTTCTCAAACATATAACATGAGGAAGTTTTTAGTTGAGATTCTTAAACAAGCTACCGGAGTTAAGGGTGACATAAAAGAGGATGATGACATCGCCGACAATTTACGCAAGAGCCTAATTGGAAAGTGATACCTCATTGTATTATATGATTTATAGGAAGAAATGGCATGAGAAGAGTTGCACTTATCTTTCCCTATTGGTGAAAAATAGAAGTGGAGTAATGCTAACAACTCAGAGTTGAAAAAGTGACCAAGCAGCTTAGGTACCTCAATGATCCTTATTTTCTTCGATATTTAACAATGGAGGAGAGCTAGGAAGCTAGGAATTATTGCAGAAGAAAGTATTTCAAAATGAAAGTGGTCAGTGTGGGAGCTATACGAAGTAGGATTACAAACAAATAGCCAAAAACTGAAAGAGTTTGTGATGAAATCCTAGATCTAATTGAGTTGCTATGCAAAAATGGAGTAAGAGCAGATACGGGTGTGGAGAAGAAACATTATTTCATTACTGTTAGAAAGTCGGTTAATACACTATacaagtatatatttatatatataaagataaGCTCACTATTAACAGTCTATTTAACTAATTAGTGGCTCCACTAACTTAGCTTAGCGGGCTTACATTCCTGAGCTTTACTACTTAGTGTTATTATactgtatttgtaaaatatttCTCGAGAAGAAAACAACGTATAAACAAAAATGTAGAAGAAGTAGAAATTAATCTGAACCCACTGAATTTACAGTATTttcttaaggaacttaatcccctcctagtacccgaggttgtggattatttctTTCCAGGATAGAAtggattacacactggtgtagcggtacttcaaactccATTGTTTCGATGAACACAAATGGCggcagcaaatcacacttactatTGCTTTgttgtagttaaaacaatgcagaaaggAAGAGGAGAATTCAAAATTTTCATAAGGAAAATCTAAGGGAATGGCCTTCTATTTATAGCCAATAAGTTGAGTTTAAATGAAGAAATGCAACTTTTCAGAAGGCCTGTCATGACTGTTTACGTAAAACAACCATAACATAAATGGCTATTTACGCAAAATAAAATGGGAATTCAAAAACGCGGAGGAAAATTAATTTTTCGTTACAAAAATGGATAATTTGGATGAAATAATATTACATTAgtatttaatattaaaaaataaatttggtccaaaaaattaatcaatcaatcggtaatttgatccgaatccgaagccgaagccgagcgagcgacgactacagcgcgaggcttgctttcttcttaactttttaagagctagaagaagagcaattgtatatatacccatcaaaagtcttttcctcctccaatatgggacaatgtccttTTGTCAAGGaggaaaaatcaaatttttatttttccctccattttccattcaccctcttttaagcttaaataagcttaaaaaatccaacaatcccccacatgaatggggaatggctatatcacggaaatatgcataaaaaactgtgtgattcgcaagcaaggattaatcgcatctagataagtaggtttccatttgaactttccgtagtgaatttatgtcggatatactcggtcaattggtagatttgatatctttgaaccgtcgaactttggtgtttacctagacaaccataagtcatacaatcaacccttaaccgtctttggttctcattgttgtgttcgtttcagctatgaacaccgcctggtttcataagtgcgtagagaactggccttacaaaattctccttgaagagcctaacacttcacacttacataggtgatttctaaacgtgtcatcccgtagatacattatttgatataacccgtatcaaatttagaaaccattaaaaagccttaatactttatccttggtactgaacattgtctcatcacgagaatggaccaaaattttagttgacaatgttgaaccgtcattaatgactttgtttgatctccttaaacctagatcttgggatctccagtcttctaggtagagttaccgccacaatgacttgtcctcggtcatagtcccattcccctcgATGATTTCTCAACAACCTCTCCAGTTAGGACTTTCGCAAGTGGATCCAACACATTATtacttgactttacgtagtcaatcgtgataattcttCTATAGAGTAATTGTCTAacagttttatgtcttcgtcgaatatgacgagatttaccgttatacataacgctcccagcccttccaattgccgcttgactatcgcaatATATACATATTGgggccaacggtttgggccaaaatggaatatcttccaagaaatttcggagccattcagcttcttcaccgactttatctaaggctatgaactcaGCCTCAATTGTAGAGCGGGAAATACAcatttgtttggacgacttccaagataccgctcctccaccaatagtgaatacatattcacttgtggacttagaatcagttgaaccggtaatccaatttgcatcactggaggatatttactgtagtgcaaagcaaagtcctgggtatgttctaaatatctcaaaactcgtttcattgtcatccaatgagattgacctaTACTACTCTtgtatcgactcaatttacttataacacaagctatatctggtcgtgtacaatttaTGATATACATTAAACATCCCAACACATGAGCATAATCCTAttatgatatgctttggcctttgttct
Encoded proteins:
- the LOC138907983 gene encoding uncharacterized protein, whose amino-acid sequence is MTRGKGRGQGRARGRGRGRSQPRARAAAPAVEPQVDFKEEVQVQTVPVGPVQVPEVFIATPVLQDALVRLVGFIDSVAQTGTFSMAQSVSQAGGGAQTPATHTPEQVAPCGASYEDPQDFLDHFHEVLRNMGIVETNEVDFAAFQMTGSARKWWRDYMMTRPARSPAITWDQFSQLFLEKFIHVTQREEYHMQFKRLQQGGMTVTQYETRFMDLARHATILLPTEKEQVRRFIDGLTYTLRL